A genomic stretch from Pieris napi chromosome 18, ilPieNapi1.2, whole genome shotgun sequence includes:
- the LOC125058855 gene encoding uncharacterized protein LOC125058855, with protein sequence MSSSESDKEVQNTPPKKKKYSVSYKPDWEKDDLFEGWLSKSNKGPDFAYCKVCSCDINITRGGKNDIKRHKETKKHESNKLKIRGQQSLDQMFTKKSTSLEKLVKQSEIRIAAFIVEHNIPINVMEHFPDLIRAVCPDSEVAKRITCGRTKTTKIISEVLGRSDVDIMVEAMQTNKFSLTADESTDKSTKKHLAVIVRIARNNLKVEDFFFELFEILEGNAEKLHEVITKKMTELGIPYKKNMIGLAADGANVMMGKNNSLATKFKQDIPHLFVMKCVCHSVHLVASNACLKLPREPEDLARDVYNYLNGSPKRTGLLKEFQEFLELKPHKLLQPSQTRWLSLEAVVKRLLEQYEALKLYFRDAIFSDRIKAAENILRMIENPVNKLYLQFMAYALGIFNELNRTMQSENTNVHIIYNRVMTVIYTILGCYVKEEYISRNDHKNIDYKNPRKYMDIKDCDFHLKTIWKF encoded by the exons ATGTCTAGTTCTGAGAGTGATAAAGAGGTGCAAAATACACCTCCAAAGAAAAAGAAGTACAGTGTCAGCTATAAGCCGGATTGGGAAAAAGATGATCTGTTTGAGGGATGGTTATCAAAAAGTAATAAAG GTCCAGATTTCGCTTATTGTAAAGTGTGCTCTTgcgatataaatataacgagAGGGGgtaaaaatgatattaaaagaCATAAAGAGACAAAAAAACACGAAAGCAATAAGCTGAAAATTCGAGGTCAACAGAGTCTAGACCAgatgtttacaaaaaaatctacatcgtTAGAAAAACTAGTAAAACAATCAGAAATTAGAATCGCCGCATTCATAGTTGAACATAATATTCCGATCAATGTGATGGAACATTTCCCAGATTTAATAAGAGCAGTATGCCCAGATTCTGAAGTTGCAAAAAGGATTACCTGTGGACGtactaaaacaacaaaaattatttcggAGGTGTTGGGAAGAAGTGACGTTGACATCATGGTTGAAGCCATGCagacaaataaattttcattaacaGCTGATGAAAGTACTgataaaagtacaaaaaagCATTTGGCAGTAATTGTGAGGATTGCTCGAAATAATCTGAag GtggaagattttttttttgaattatttgaaattctTGAAGGTAACGCCGAAAAATTGCATGaagtaattacaaaaaaaatgacaGAATTGGGGAttccttataaaaaaaatatgataggGCTGGCCGCAGATGGTGCCAACGTAATGATGGGAAAGAACAATTCTCTTGCAACGAAGTTCAAACAAGACATACCACACCTTTTCGTTATGAAATGTGTATGCCATTCTGTACATCTTGTAGCGTCAAACGCTTGCTTAAAATTGCCTCGAGAACCCGAAGATCTAGCACGGGATGTGTATAACTATTTGAATGGTAGCCCAAAACGTACCGGCTTGTTGAAAGAATTCCAAGAATTTTTGGAATTAAAACCACACAAATTGCTGCAACCTTCTCAAACAAGATGGCTCTCTTTAGAGGCAGTAGTAAAGAGGTTGCTAGAACAATACGAAGCCTTAAAGTTGTACTTTAGGGACGCTATTTTCAGCGACCGTATTAAAGCTGCAGAAAACATATTGAGAATGATAGAAAATCCAGTGAACAAGCTATATCTGCAATTTATGGCGTATGCCTTAGGAATATTCAACGAACTAAACAGAACCATGCAATCAGAAAATACAAATGTACACATAATTTACAACAGGGTGATGACCGTAATCTACACAATTTTGGGATGTTATGTGAAAGAAGAATACATTTCAAGAAATGATCACAAAAATATCGACTATAAAAATCCCAGAAAGTACATGGATATAAAAGATTG CGATTTCCATTTGAAGACGATAtggaaattttga
- the LOC125058731 gene encoding A-agglutinin anchorage subunit-like, whose product MAAEQETNIKFVQEIEKHACLYNYKLPEYMRKNIIDKTWAEIGNKFQITGSEAKEKWKNLRSVFVRHLKPAKSGAGTAQKKPYYLADYMQFTVPFIKTAGKPSGNLKETIEPQTPDIELREQTQFTENVPTSTQPISQQQSSLPSTSTNTQPISQQQSSLPSTSTSTQPISQQQSSLPSTSTSTQPISQQQLPPPPPSTNNKKKRKKLEETQAEQDISAYFKFKQSKILENCDSTENSNKMFLLSLLSDVNKMTDSQRRLFKRRVLALIDDIMDQSSENMNSPITLYSTPSPMSSAEVISTPITINESLNVVQSNTASLYYESIPMLLSQEDEE is encoded by the exons ATGGCGGCGGAGcaagaaacaaatattaagtttGTACAAGAAATTGAAAAACATGCTTGTTTATATAACTACAAACTACCTGAATACAtgcgaaaaaatataatagacaaGACTTGGGCAGAAATTGGGaacaaatttcaaataacag GATCAGAAGCTAAAGAAAAGTGGAAAAATCTACGTAGTGTTTTTGTTCGCCACTTGAAACCGGCCAAAAGTGGAGCAGGTACTGCACAAAAAAAACCATACTACTTAGCAGACTATATGCAATTTACTGTACCCTTCATAAAAACAGCAGGAAAACCATCAGGAAATTTGAAAGAGACGATAGAACCACAGACACCTGATATTGAACTACGTGAACAAACACAGTTCACAGAAAATGTACCTACAAGCACTCAACCAATCTCGCAACAGCAATCATCTCTTCCTTCTACTAGTACAAACACTCAACCAATCTCGCAACAGCAATCATCTCTTCCTTCTACTAGTACAAGCACTCAACCAATCTCGCAACAGCAATCATCTCTTCCTTCTACTAGTACAAGCACTCAACCAATCTCGCAACAGCAATTACCACCACCACCACCatcaacaaataataaaaaaaaacggaaGAAGCTGGAAGAAACTCAAGCCGAGCAAGACATTTcagcttattttaaatttaaacaatctaaaattctagaaaactgtgacaGTACtgaaaattcaaacaaaatgtTCTTACTGAGTTTACTATCGGACGTGAACAAAATGACTGATAGTCAAAGAAGACTGTTTAAGAGAAGAGTGCTTGCATTGATAGACGATATAATGGACCAAAGTAGTGAAAATATGAATAGTCCCATCACACTTTATTCTACTCCTTCACCGATGAGTTCTGCCGAGGTAATAAGTACGCCAATTACCATAAACGAAAGTCTGAATGTAGTACAATCAAATACTGCCAGTCTTTATTATGAATCAATACCTATGTTATTATCACAGGAAGATgaagaataa